One part of the Algibacter sp. L1A34 genome encodes these proteins:
- a CDS encoding electron transfer flavoprotein subunit beta/FixA family protein translates to MKILVCISHVPDTTSKINFTEDNTKFDANGVQFVINPYDEFGLTRAMWFKEKQGASIDVINVGGPETEPTLRKALAIGADAAIRVNTVATDAFSVAKQIANVFSNGGYDLVMAGRESIDYNGGMVPGMIAGLTNANFVNSCISLEIDGANATAIREIDGGKETVSTSLPLVIGGQKGLVEESDLRIPNMRGIMMARKKPLTVVEPVNASPETISVSFEKPAPKGAVTLVSPDNLDELINLLHNEAKVI, encoded by the coding sequence ATGAAAATATTAGTGTGCATTAGTCACGTTCCTGACACCACATCCAAGATTAATTTTACAGAAGATAATACTAAATTTGATGCCAATGGCGTGCAATTTGTGATAAATCCTTACGATGAATTTGGATTAACACGTGCCATGTGGTTTAAAGAAAAACAAGGTGCAAGTATAGATGTTATAAATGTTGGAGGTCCTGAAACCGAACCTACGTTACGTAAAGCCTTAGCTATTGGAGCAGATGCTGCAATACGAGTTAATACGGTTGCAACCGATGCTTTTTCTGTGGCTAAACAAATTGCTAATGTTTTTAGTAATGGTGGTTACGATTTAGTAATGGCTGGTCGTGAATCTATTGATTATAATGGAGGAATGGTTCCAGGTATGATTGCTGGGTTAACCAATGCAAATTTTGTTAATAGCTGTATTAGTCTTGAAATAGACGGTGCAAATGCTACAGCGATAAGAGAAATTGATGGCGGTAAAGAAACAGTTTCTACTTCACTACCATTAGTAATTGGTGGACAAAAAGGACTGGTGGAAGAAAGCGATTTGCGTATCCCGAATATGCGTGGTATCATGATGGCGCGTAAAAAACCTTTAACAGTTGTAGAGCCTGTAAATGCGTCTCCTGAAACAATTTCTGTTTCTTTTGAAAAACCCGCTCCAAAAGGTGCCGTTACTTTGGTTTCTCCAGATAATTTAGACGAATTAATTAATTTACTTCATAATGAAGCTAAAGTAATTTAG
- a CDS encoding thymidylate synthase produces MKQYHDLVKHVLENGNEKGDRTGTGTKSVFGYQMRFDLSEGFPMVTTKKLHLKSIIYELLWFLKGDTNTKYLNENGVRIWNEWADENGDLGPVYGYQWRNWNGDEIDQIKEVIHSLKTNPNSRRMLVSAWNPSVLPDNSKSFSENVANGKAALPPCHAFFQFYVANGKLSCQLYQRSADIFLGVPFNIASYALFTMMMAQVCGYEAGEFIHTFGDAHIYSNHYEQLELQLSRDIRPLPKMKMNPEIKDIFDFGFSDFTLEDYNPHPHIKGKVAI; encoded by the coding sequence ATGAAACAATATCACGACTTAGTAAAACACGTTTTAGAAAACGGAAACGAAAAAGGAGACCGTACTGGTACTGGTACAAAAAGTGTTTTTGGTTATCAAATGCGTTTCGATTTAAGCGAAGGTTTTCCAATGGTGACAACCAAAAAACTTCACCTTAAATCTATCATTTACGAACTGCTTTGGTTTTTAAAAGGAGATACTAATACTAAGTATTTAAACGAAAACGGTGTTCGTATTTGGAACGAATGGGCAGATGAAAATGGCGATCTTGGTCCTGTTTACGGATATCAATGGCGCAATTGGAATGGCGATGAAATAGATCAAATTAAGGAAGTTATTCATAGCTTAAAGACTAATCCAAATAGCCGAAGAATGCTCGTCTCTGCATGGAATCCTTCGGTTTTACCAGATAATTCTAAATCGTTCAGTGAAAATGTAGCTAACGGAAAAGCTGCGCTTCCTCCATGTCATGCATTTTTTCAGTTTTATGTAGCTAATGGTAAATTATCATGTCAGCTTTATCAACGTAGTGCCGATATCTTTTTAGGAGTGCCATTCAATATTGCTTCCTATGCATTATTCACCATGATGATGGCTCAGGTTTGTGGTTACGAGGCTGGTGAATTTATACATACCTTTGGAGATGCACATATATACAGTAACCATTACGAGCAATTAGAATTGCAATTATCTAGAGATATTCGTCCGTTGCCAAAAATGAAAATGAATCCAGAAATTAAAGATATTTTCGATTTCGGTTTTAGTGATTTTACTTTAGAGGATTACAATCCGCATCCACATATTAAAGGGAAAGTTGCTATTTAA
- a CDS encoding electron transfer flavoprotein subunit alpha/FixB family protein, with amino-acid sequence MSVLVYTESEQGHFKKAALEVASYAKAVADQLGTTVTAVSVNATDTSVLGNYGVDKVLHVASDQLNSFNASAYASVIKQAVENENAKVIIVSSSADSKYLAPLLAVGLNAGYASNVVAAPSGTSPFTVKRPAFTNKAFENIQINTEVKIIGVSNNAFGLVETSGSASAEDFSPTIPGFAVKVESVDKATDKVTIADAEIVVSGGRGLKGPENWGMIEELAEVLGAATACSKPVSDLGWRPHGEHVGQTGKPVASNLYIAIGISGAIQHLAGINASKVKVVVNTDPEAPFFKAADYGVVGDAFQVIPELITKLKAFKAQQ; translated from the coding sequence ATGTCAGTTTTAGTATATACAGAATCAGAACAAGGTCACTTTAAAAAAGCAGCATTAGAAGTTGCTTCTTACGCAAAAGCCGTTGCCGACCAATTAGGCACAACAGTTACAGCCGTTAGTGTAAACGCTACCGACACATCCGTTTTAGGTAATTACGGAGTAGATAAAGTGTTACATGTTGCTAGTGATCAATTAAATAGTTTTAACGCTAGTGCTTATGCAAGTGTTATTAAGCAAGCTGTCGAAAACGAAAACGCAAAAGTAATTATTGTTAGTTCTAGTGCAGATAGTAAATATTTGGCACCACTTTTAGCAGTGGGTTTAAATGCAGGTTATGCTTCTAATGTAGTGGCAGCACCATCAGGCACGAGTCCTTTTACGGTAAAACGTCCGGCGTTTACAAATAAAGCTTTCGAAAATATTCAAATTAATACCGAAGTAAAAATTATTGGAGTTTCTAATAATGCTTTCGGATTAGTTGAAACTAGTGGTAGCGCTTCCGCGGAAGATTTTTCGCCTACCATTCCAGGATTTGCTGTAAAAGTTGAGTCTGTAGATAAAGCCACAGATAAAGTAACCATTGCCGATGCTGAAATTGTAGTATCTGGTGGTCGTGGATTGAAAGGTCCTGAAAATTGGGGGATGATAGAAGAATTGGCAGAAGTTTTAGGCGCAGCAACAGCTTGCTCTAAACCAGTGTCAGATTTAGGATGGAGACCACACGGCGAGCATGTAGGGCAAACAGGAAAACCTGTGGCATCTAACTTATATATTGCCATCGGTATTTCTGGAGCGATACAACATTTAGCTGGTATTAACGCTTCTAAAGTAAAAGTTGTAGTTAATACCGACCCGGAAGCACCGTTTTTTAAAGCAGCCGATTACGGTGTAGTTGGAGATGCTTTTCAGGTTATTCCGGAGCTAATCACGAAATTAAAAGCTTTTAAAGCGCAACAATAA
- a CDS encoding bifunctional nuclease family protein codes for MSLVRLNIKGISYSQTQNGAYALILNEVDGDRKLPIVIGAFEAQSIAIALEKEISPPRPLTHDLFKNFADRFDIVVKQVIIHKLVDGVFYSSLICERDKIEEIIDARTSDAIALALRFQAPIFTFKNILDKAGIYLKVNPKKEDEETEDSILMDELVANELEPQESGENYKAKSLEELNNLLEEAVSNEDYEKAAHIRDEISKRE; via the coding sequence ATGAGTTTAGTAAGATTAAACATAAAGGGGATTTCCTATAGTCAAACCCAAAATGGTGCGTATGCATTAATTTTAAATGAGGTAGATGGTGATCGTAAACTCCCTATAGTCATTGGTGCTTTCGAGGCGCAATCTATTGCTATTGCTTTAGAGAAAGAAATTAGTCCTCCAAGACCTTTAACCCATGATTTATTTAAAAATTTTGCAGACCGTTTTGATATTGTTGTAAAGCAGGTTATCATCCACAAGTTGGTTGATGGTGTTTTTTATTCAAGTTTAATTTGCGAACGCGATAAAATTGAAGAAATTATAGATGCTCGAACTAGTGATGCTATTGCTTTAGCCCTTCGCTTTCAGGCACCTATTTTTACCTTTAAAAACATTCTTGATAAAGCTGGTATTTACTTAAAAGTGAATCCGAAAAAAGAGGATGAAGAAACCGAAGACAGTATTTTAATGGATGAGTTGGTGGCAAATGAGTTAGAGCCTCAAGAGTCTGGTGAAAATTATAAAGCCAAATCACTCGAAGAACTTAACAATTTGTTAGAAGAAGCGGTTTCTAATGAAGATTACGAAAAGGCCGCACATATTCGTGACGAAATTTCCAAAAGAGAATAA
- a CDS encoding NupC/NupG family nucleoside CNT transporter → MKKLFLITVAFFLFLTTTIAAQNVNETITTEVTQTIEKVGGTSKDSLEVITAELKVVEQITEPAVTKPQESSTSIIIPSEGFTITSLWRGVLGMVTLIFVAFLFSSNRKAIDWKIVVIGLAFQLLIAIGVLKVEFIKTIFEFIGSLFVNVLDFTRAGSKFLFEGLVVDMDTFGFIFAFQVLPTIIFFSALTSVLFYLGIIQRVVKAMAWLLSKTLKISGAESLSVAGNIFLGQTEAPLLIKAYLEKMNKSEMLLVMIGGMATVAGAVLAAYIGFLGGDDPELRLFYAKHLLAASVMAAPGAIVISKILYPQTEDVNTDVSVSQEKIGSNFLDAIANGTTEGLKLAVNVGAMLLVFVAFIAMFNGILGWVGDVTSVNGWIASNTSYTKLSIELILGYAFAPLMWLIGVAKEDMALMGQLLGIKLAASEFIGYIQLRELKDVASATHLSYEKSIIMATYMLCGFANFASIGIQIGGIGSLAPGQRKTLSKFGIKALIGGTIASLISATIAGMIIG, encoded by the coding sequence ATGAAAAAGTTGTTTTTGATTACTGTTGCTTTTTTTCTGTTTCTTACAACAACAATAGCAGCACAGAATGTAAACGAAACAATAACTACAGAGGTTACTCAAACTATAGAAAAAGTTGGCGGTACCTCTAAAGATTCCTTAGAGGTTATTACGGCAGAGCTGAAGGTAGTAGAACAAATTACCGAACCTGCGGTTACCAAACCACAAGAATCATCTACCTCAATCATAATCCCTAGTGAAGGATTTACAATCACTAGTTTATGGCGAGGTGTTTTAGGTATGGTTACTTTAATTTTTGTAGCCTTTCTTTTTAGTAGTAACCGAAAAGCTATCGATTGGAAAATTGTTGTTATTGGTTTAGCCTTTCAACTTTTAATTGCTATTGGTGTTTTAAAAGTAGAATTTATAAAAACAATCTTTGAATTTATAGGTAGCTTATTTGTTAATGTACTAGATTTCACAAGGGCAGGAAGTAAATTTCTTTTCGAAGGCTTGGTAGTCGATATGGATACTTTTGGGTTCATATTCGCGTTTCAAGTCCTTCCAACTATCATATTCTTTTCTGCATTAACATCTGTCTTATTTTATTTAGGCATTATTCAAAGAGTTGTAAAAGCTATGGCTTGGCTGCTTTCAAAAACCTTAAAAATATCTGGAGCCGAAAGTTTAAGTGTTGCTGGAAATATCTTTTTAGGTCAAACTGAAGCACCGCTTTTAATAAAGGCGTATTTGGAGAAAATGAATAAATCTGAAATGCTATTGGTTATGATTGGTGGTATGGCAACCGTTGCAGGTGCTGTATTAGCGGCATACATTGGTTTTTTAGGTGGAGATGATCCTGAATTAAGATTGTTTTATGCAAAACACTTGTTGGCTGCGTCTGTTATGGCGGCGCCAGGAGCTATTGTTATTTCAAAAATATTATACCCGCAAACGGAAGATGTAAATACCGATGTTTCTGTTTCTCAAGAAAAAATAGGATCTAACTTTTTAGATGCCATTGCAAACGGAACTACCGAAGGTTTAAAGCTAGCAGTTAATGTTGGTGCCATGTTGCTCGTGTTTGTGGCATTTATAGCTATGTTTAATGGTATTCTTGGCTGGGTTGGAGATGTAACATCTGTAAACGGTTGGATTGCTAGTAATACATCATACACTAAATTATCTATTGAACTTATTTTAGGTTATGCTTTTGCGCCGCTTATGTGGCTTATTGGAGTAGCTAAAGAAGATATGGCTTTAATGGGGCAGCTATTAGGTATTAAATTGGCCGCAAGTGAATTTATTGGGTATATTCAATTAAGAGAATTAAAAGATGTAGCAAGCGCAACACATTTAAGTTACGAGAAATCAATAATTATGGCTACCTATATGCTTTGTGGTTTTGCTAACTTTGCATCTATTGGAATTCAAATTGGAGGTATTGGATCTCTAGCTCCTGGGCAACGTAAAACCTTATCTAAATTTGGGATAAAGGCTCTAATTGGCGGTACTATTGCGTCATTAATTTCTGCAACGATTGCTGGAATGATTATTGGATAA
- a CDS encoding pyruvate dehydrogenase complex E1 component subunit beta gives MKTIQFREAICEAMSEEMRRDESIYLMGEEVAEYNGAYKASKGMLDEFGAKRVIDTPIAELGFAGIAIGSTMTGNRPIVEYMTFNFSLVGIDQIINNAAKIRQMSGGQFNCPIVFRGPTGSAGQLGATHSQAFENWFANTPGLKVVVPSNPYDAKGLLKAAIRDDDPVIFMESEQMYGDKGEVPEGEYIVPIGVADIKREGTDVTIVSFGKIIKEAYKAADELEKEGISCEIIDLRTVRPLDRKAIVDSVKKTNRLVILEEAWPFGNVATEITYLVQSEAFDYLDAPIIKINTADTPAPYSPVLLAEWLPNKDEVIKAVKKVLYK, from the coding sequence ATGAAGACAATTCAATTTAGAGAAGCTATTTGTGAAGCCATGAGCGAAGAAATGCGTCGTGACGAAAGCATTTACCTAATGGGAGAAGAAGTAGCAGAATATAATGGTGCTTACAAAGCATCAAAAGGAATGCTAGATGAGTTTGGAGCAAAACGTGTTATTGATACACCAATTGCTGAGCTTGGTTTTGCAGGTATAGCCATTGGTTCTACCATGACAGGTAACCGCCCAATTGTGGAATACATGACATTCAACTTCTCCTTAGTTGGAATTGATCAAATTATAAATAACGCAGCAAAAATCAGACAAATGTCTGGTGGGCAATTTAATTGCCCTATTGTTTTTCGTGGACCAACAGGTTCTGCGGGACAATTAGGAGCAACACACTCACAAGCATTTGAAAACTGGTTTGCAAACACTCCAGGTTTAAAAGTTGTTGTACCATCTAACCCTTATGATGCAAAAGGACTTTTAAAAGCAGCTATTCGCGACGATGATCCTGTTATTTTTATGGAAAGTGAGCAAATGTATGGTGATAAAGGAGAAGTTCCAGAAGGCGAATACATTGTTCCAATAGGTGTTGCAGATATTAAACGTGAAGGTACCGATGTTACTATCGTATCTTTCGGTAAAATTATTAAAGAAGCTTATAAAGCAGCAGACGAGTTAGAGAAAGAAGGTATCTCTTGTGAAATTATCGATTTACGTACTGTTCGTCCGTTGGATAGAAAAGCGATTGTAGATTCTGTTAAGAAAACAAACAGATTAGTGATTTTAGAAGAAGCTTGGCCTTTTGGGAATGTAGCTACGGAAATCACTTATTTAGTGCAAAGCGAAGCATTCGATTATTTAGATGCTCCAATTATAAAAATTAACACTGCTGATACGCCAGCACCTTATTCTCCTGTTCTTTTAGCAGAATGGTTACCTAATAAGGATGAGGTTATCAAGGCAGTAAAAAAAGTATTATACAAATAA
- a CDS encoding isoamylase early set domain-containing protein — MAIKKQYLKSKPVCKVTFTLEAEAAKKVSIVGSFNEWNEKATPLKKLKNGTFKGTVDLDAENSYEFKYLVDGAYVNDTAADSYVWSDFASAENSVVSV; from the coding sequence ATGGCTATTAAAAAACAATATTTAAAAAGCAAACCTGTTTGTAAAGTAACTTTTACTTTAGAAGCTGAGGCAGCAAAAAAAGTTTCTATTGTTGGAAGCTTTAATGAATGGAATGAAAAAGCAACACCGCTAAAAAAATTAAAAAACGGAACATTTAAAGGTACTGTTGATTTAGATGCTGAAAATTCTTACGAATTTAAATACCTAGTTGACGGAGCTTACGTTAATGATACTGCTGCCGATTCTTATGTTTGGAGTGATTTTGCTTCTGCTGAGAATAGTGTAGTTAGTGTATAA